The following coding sequences are from one Arthrobacter crystallopoietes window:
- the gcl gene encoding glyoxylate carboligase gives MTKMRTVDAAIAILEKEGATEAFGLPGAAINPFYSAMRAHGGIRHTLARHVEGASHMADGYSRAADGNIGICVGTSGPAGTDMITGLYAAWADSVPILCITGQAPVAKLHKEDFQAVDIETIAKPVTKMAMTILEPAQVPGAFQKAFQLMRSGRPGPVLLDLPIDVQMAEIEFDIDTYEPLPAEKPKASRKQAEKALDMLTAAERPLIVAGGGIINAGASAQLVELAELLNVPVIPTLMGWGTIPDNHRLMAGMAGLQTSHRYGNENMLASDFVIGIGNRWANRHTGGLDTYTKGRKFVHIDIEPTQIGRVFAPDLGITSDAGAALEILLEVAKERKAAGKLPDYSGWAGECAERKGKLQRKTHFENVPIKPQRVYEEMNKAFGEDTTYVSTIGLSQIAGAQLLHVFGPRRWINAGQAGPLGWTAPAALGVVRGKPDETVVALSGDYDFQFMIEELAVGAQFQLPYIHVVVNNSYLGLIRQSQRGFEMDYHVSLAFENVNSPEMNGYGVDHVKVAEGLGCKAVRVENPEDLSAAFDKARALMAEYKVPVIVEVILERVTNISMGTELDNVNEFEGLAETAADAPTALVALQG, from the coding sequence ATGACCAAGATGCGCACCGTAGACGCTGCCATCGCCATCCTGGAAAAGGAAGGCGCCACCGAGGCGTTCGGCCTGCCCGGGGCGGCCATCAACCCGTTCTACTCCGCCATGCGTGCCCACGGCGGCATCCGCCACACGCTAGCCCGCCACGTTGAGGGCGCCTCGCACATGGCCGACGGCTACTCGCGTGCCGCCGACGGCAACATCGGCATCTGCGTGGGCACCTCCGGCCCCGCCGGCACCGACATGATCACCGGGCTGTACGCGGCCTGGGCCGACTCGGTGCCGATCCTGTGCATCACCGGCCAGGCCCCGGTGGCCAAGCTGCACAAGGAAGACTTCCAGGCGGTGGACATCGAGACCATCGCGAAGCCGGTGACGAAGATGGCCATGACCATCCTGGAGCCGGCGCAGGTTCCCGGTGCGTTCCAGAAGGCCTTCCAGCTGATGCGTTCCGGCCGCCCCGGACCGGTGCTGCTGGACCTGCCCATCGACGTGCAGATGGCCGAGATCGAGTTCGACATCGACACCTACGAGCCGCTGCCGGCGGAGAAGCCGAAGGCCTCCCGTAAGCAGGCCGAAAAGGCGCTGGACATGCTCACCGCGGCGGAGCGCCCGCTGATCGTGGCCGGCGGCGGCATTATCAACGCCGGCGCCTCCGCGCAGCTGGTGGAACTGGCCGAACTGCTCAACGTGCCGGTCATCCCCACCCTGATGGGCTGGGGCACCATTCCGGACAACCACCGCCTGATGGCCGGCATGGCGGGTCTGCAGACCTCGCACCGCTATGGCAACGAGAACATGCTGGCCTCGGACTTTGTGATCGGCATCGGCAACCGGTGGGCCAACCGCCACACCGGCGGCCTGGACACCTACACCAAGGGCCGCAAGTTTGTGCACATCGACATCGAGCCCACCCAGATCGGCCGCGTGTTCGCGCCGGACCTGGGCATCACCTCGGACGCCGGCGCAGCACTGGAAATCCTGCTCGAGGTAGCCAAGGAGCGCAAAGCCGCCGGCAAGCTGCCGGACTACTCCGGCTGGGCCGGCGAATGCGCCGAGCGCAAGGGCAAGCTGCAGCGCAAGACCCACTTCGAGAACGTGCCCATCAAGCCGCAGCGCGTATACGAAGAGATGAACAAGGCCTTCGGCGAGGACACCACCTACGTGTCCACCATCGGCCTGTCGCAGATCGCCGGCGCACAGCTGCTGCACGTGTTCGGCCCGCGCCGCTGGATCAACGCCGGCCAGGCCGGCCCGCTGGGCTGGACCGCCCCGGCCGCCCTGGGCGTGGTGCGCGGCAAGCCGGACGAGACCGTGGTGGCCCTGTCCGGCGACTACGACTTCCAGTTCATGATCGAAGAGCTGGCCGTGGGCGCGCAGTTCCAGCTGCCGTACATCCACGTGGTGGTCAACAACTCCTACCTGGGCCTGATCCGCCAGTCGCAGCGCGGCTTCGAGATGGATTACCACGTCTCGCTGGCGTTCGAGAACGTGAACTCCCCGGAGATGAACGGCTACGGCGTGGACCACGTCAAAGTGGCCGAGGGCCTGGGCTGCAAGGCCGTGCGCGTGGAGAACCCGGAAGACCTCTCCGCCGCGTTCGACAAGGCCCGCGCGCTGATGGCCGAGTACAAGGTGCCGGTGATCGTGGAGGTCATCCTGGAACGCGTCACCAACATCTCCATGGGCACAGAACTGGACAACGTGAACGAGTTCGAGGGTCTGGCCGAGACCGCCGCGGACGCTCCCACCGCCCTCGTGGCTCTGCAGGGCTGA
- a CDS encoding 2-hydroxy-3-oxopropionate reductase, with product MTNVAVIGLGIMGLPMAINLVKAGHSVTGFNRSQDKIDKLAAEGGTGASSIADAVKDADVVITMVPDSPDVEAVVTGEEGVFANAKQGALWIDASSIRPDVAVRLAEEARAAGLRPLDAPVSGGEQGAIDGVLSIMVGGEAADFDAAQDVFDAVGKTIVHVGPSGSGQTVKAANQLIVAVNIEVLGEAIAFLEAYGVDTDAALKVLGGGLAGSKVLEQKGQKMLDRNFDPGFRLALHHKDLGIVTSAAREANVAIPLGAAVAQLVAATVNQGDGGLDHSGLFKQVLQLSGRK from the coding sequence ATGACCAACGTTGCAGTTATCGGACTCGGCATCATGGGCCTGCCCATGGCCATCAACCTCGTCAAGGCCGGCCACAGTGTTACCGGCTTCAACCGCAGCCAGGACAAGATCGACAAGCTCGCGGCCGAAGGCGGCACGGGTGCCAGCAGCATCGCCGACGCCGTGAAGGACGCCGACGTCGTTATCACCATGGTGCCGGACTCGCCGGACGTCGAAGCCGTGGTCACCGGCGAGGAAGGCGTCTTCGCCAACGCCAAGCAGGGCGCGCTCTGGATTGATGCCAGCAGCATCCGCCCCGATGTGGCCGTCCGCCTCGCCGAAGAGGCCCGCGCCGCAGGCCTCCGCCCGCTGGACGCCCCGGTCTCCGGCGGCGAGCAGGGCGCCATCGACGGCGTGCTCTCCATCATGGTCGGCGGCGAGGCGGCCGACTTCGACGCCGCGCAGGATGTTTTCGACGCCGTGGGCAAGACCATCGTGCACGTGGGCCCCTCCGGTTCCGGTCAGACGGTCAAGGCTGCCAACCAGCTGATCGTCGCCGTGAACATTGAAGTCCTCGGCGAGGCCATCGCCTTCCTCGAGGCCTACGGCGTGGACACCGACGCCGCGCTCAAGGTGCTCGGCGGCGGCCTGGCCGGCTCGAAGGTGCTGGAGCAGAAGGGCCAGAAGATGCTGGACCGCAACTTCGACCCGGGCTTCCGCCTCGCCTTGCACCACAAGGACCTGGGCATCGTCACCTCCGCCGCCCGTGAAGCAAACGTGGCCATCCCGCTTGGCGCCGCCGTTGCACAGCTGGTCGCCGCGACCGTCAACCAGGGCGACGGCGGACTGGACCACTCGGGCCTGTTCAAGCAGGTCCTGCAGCTCTCCGGCCGGAAGTAA
- a CDS encoding hydroxypyruvate isomerase family protein, with amino-acid sequence MSYTVNCSILFTELPLLERPAAAVAAGFDSVEFWWPFAESVPGDADVTAFERAINDAGVQLTGLNFNAGDMPGGDRGLVSWKGRDAEFRDNIAVVAGIGERLGCKAFNALYGNRLDGHTPEAQDEVALANLVAAAEGVAAIGGTVLLEPVSGADRYPLKTAQDALDVIGKVHAEGPQNIKLLADFYHLAVNGDDVAAVIENHAKDFGHIQIADNPGRGAPGTGELPLGEWISRSRQLGYQGPIGLEYKAPAEQAFGWLIR; translated from the coding sequence ATGTCTTACACCGTGAACTGCTCCATCCTCTTCACCGAACTGCCCCTGCTGGAACGCCCCGCGGCCGCCGTCGCCGCTGGCTTCGACAGCGTGGAGTTCTGGTGGCCGTTCGCCGAATCCGTTCCCGGCGACGCAGACGTTACTGCGTTTGAACGCGCGATCAACGACGCCGGCGTCCAGCTCACCGGGCTCAACTTCAATGCCGGCGACATGCCGGGCGGCGACCGCGGCCTGGTGTCCTGGAAGGGACGCGACGCCGAATTCCGCGACAACATCGCCGTCGTCGCCGGTATCGGTGAGCGCCTCGGCTGCAAGGCCTTCAACGCGCTCTACGGCAACCGCCTGGACGGGCACACCCCGGAGGCCCAGGACGAAGTGGCGCTGGCCAACCTCGTCGCCGCGGCCGAAGGTGTCGCCGCGATCGGCGGAACCGTCCTGCTCGAGCCCGTTTCCGGCGCGGACCGCTACCCGCTCAAGACTGCGCAGGACGCACTTGATGTGATCGGCAAGGTCCACGCCGAGGGTCCGCAGAACATCAAGCTCCTCGCGGACTTCTACCACCTGGCCGTCAACGGCGACGACGTGGCGGCAGTCATCGAGAACCATGCCAAGGACTTCGGCCACATCCAGATCGCGGACAACCCCGGCCGCGGCGCCCCCGGCACCGGTGAACTGCCGCTCGGCGAATGGATCTCCCGCAGCCGCCAACTCGGCTACCAGGGTCCCATCGGACTCGAGTACAAGGCGCCGGCCGAGCAGGCCTTCGGCTGGCTCATCCGCTAA
- a CDS encoding DUF2975 domain-containing protein translates to MGKLTVLALRIVLALLLAGSLFIQVWMVPLISTDLAEAGAPTVMRILFLVIVVLGIVTVQVTMVCVWRLLTMVRRGTVFSHGAFRYVDIIFGAVAAAAVLMFGLAVLLAPGGIAPGIVLLICGASLLIAGMALIVLVLRKLLAQAVARDVEAKHLRTELDEVI, encoded by the coding sequence TTGGGAAAGCTAACGGTCCTGGCGTTGCGCATTGTGCTCGCGCTGCTGCTCGCCGGTTCGCTGTTCATCCAGGTGTGGATGGTGCCGCTGATTTCCACAGATCTCGCGGAGGCCGGCGCGCCCACCGTCATGCGCATCCTGTTCCTCGTGATCGTGGTGCTGGGCATCGTCACCGTGCAGGTCACCATGGTCTGCGTGTGGCGTCTGCTGACCATGGTGCGGCGGGGAACGGTCTTCTCCCACGGCGCCTTCCGGTACGTGGACATCATCTTCGGCGCGGTGGCCGCGGCGGCGGTCCTCATGTTCGGGCTCGCCGTGCTGCTGGCACCGGGCGGCATTGCTCCCGGCATCGTCCTGCTGATCTGCGGGGCGTCCCTGCTGATCGCCGGGATGGCCCTGATCGTCCTGGTGCTGCGGAAGCTCCTGGCGCAGGCCGTGGCCCGCGACGTCGAGGCCAAGCACCTGCGGACCGAGTTGGACGAGGTGATTTGA
- a CDS encoding helix-turn-helix domain-containing protein, giving the protein MAIIVDIDVMLAKRKMPVGVLAERVGITPANLAVLKNGRAKAVRFTTLAALCEVLDCQPGDLLRWEPGESPN; this is encoded by the coding sequence ATGGCCATCATCGTCGACATCGACGTCATGCTGGCCAAGCGCAAGATGCCCGTGGGCGTGCTCGCGGAACGCGTCGGCATCACCCCCGCCAACCTAGCGGTGCTTAAGAACGGCCGCGCGAAAGCGGTACGCTTCACCACGCTCGCGGCCCTCTGCGAGGTACTCGATTGCCAGCCCGGCGACCTGCTGCGCTGGGAGCCCGGGGAATCGCCTAATTAA
- a CDS encoding bifunctional allantoicase/(S)-ureidoglycine aminohydrolase → MTKQNTQYFANPAGHPPQTDLLTDRAIVTEAYTVIPRGVMRDIVTSVLPDWEDTRVWILNRPVAGGATTFAQYLMEVAPGGGSAKPEAQSTVEGFIFVVDGELSVTIEGENRVLAPGGFAYAPAGSQWQVKNDGGAAAKFHWIRKAYQALEGYTAKPVFGNEQDLEPNPMPGTDNKWRTTRMLPVDDLAYDMHINIVTFEPGASIPFAETHVMEHGLYVLEGKAVYRLNEDWVEVQEGDYMSLRAFCPQACYAGGPSNFRYLLYKDVNRQIVL, encoded by the coding sequence ATGACTAAGCAGAACACGCAGTACTTCGCCAACCCGGCCGGCCACCCGCCGCAGACGGACCTGCTGACGGACCGCGCCATCGTCACCGAGGCCTACACGGTGATCCCGCGCGGCGTCATGCGCGACATCGTCACCAGTGTGCTGCCCGACTGGGAGGATACCCGCGTCTGGATCCTCAACCGCCCGGTCGCCGGCGGCGCCACCACCTTCGCCCAGTACCTGATGGAGGTCGCCCCGGGCGGCGGTTCGGCCAAGCCCGAGGCGCAGAGCACGGTCGAGGGCTTCATCTTCGTCGTCGACGGCGAACTCAGCGTCACTATCGAAGGCGAAAACCGCGTCCTGGCCCCCGGCGGCTTTGCCTACGCGCCGGCCGGTTCCCAGTGGCAGGTGAAGAACGACGGCGGTGCTGCCGCCAAGTTCCACTGGATCCGCAAGGCCTACCAAGCCCTCGAGGGCTACACCGCGAAGCCGGTATTCGGCAACGAGCAGGACCTTGAGCCCAACCCGATGCCGGGCACGGACAACAAGTGGCGCACCACCCGGATGCTGCCGGTCGATGACCTGGCGTACGACATGCACATCAACATCGTCACGTTCGAGCCGGGCGCCTCCATCCCGTTCGCCGAAACGCATGTCATGGAGCACGGCCTGTACGTGCTTGAGGGCAAGGCGGTCTACCGGCTGAACGAGGACTGGGTCGAGGTGCAGGAAGGCGACTACATGTCGCTGCGCGCGTTCTGCCCGCAGGCCTGCTACGCCGGCGGCCCGTCCAACTTCCGCTACCTGCTGTACAAGGACGTGAACCGCCAGATCGTTCTCTGA
- a CDS encoding DUF6986 family protein, with the protein MAAKLALSGAVAARIDADLAATDKLLSAAYPGEGGGRQPVHTVYVPADSFTLDLAARWGGDALAAVKEHGGLEQLATSLGLGESAQLAELVRRKLESEPIEDLRLDFEDGYGNRADEEEDADALKAGALVAQAVAAGTAPPFIGIRFKCFEEPTRARGLRTLDRFIGALVEESGERGLPQGLVLTLPKVSTVAQVQAMVFACEQLEQAHNLPAGRLRFEVQMETPQLILSADGTVPVAQLIHAGAGRVSSLHYGTYDYSASLGIAAAYQSMEHPAADYAKAVMQVAVAGTGVHLSDGSTNILPLGDAENVAKAWALHARLVRRHLERGIYQGWDLHSAQLPTRFLATYAFYRDGFEAAAVRLKNYVHGIDSAIMDEPATARALARFLHRGLVCGAVESNEFERLAEVSVAQLEAIAHPQSASTSEETHD; encoded by the coding sequence ATGGCGGCCAAGCTCGCCCTCTCCGGCGCCGTCGCGGCCAGGATCGACGCGGACCTGGCGGCCACCGATAAGCTGCTGTCCGCCGCCTACCCGGGCGAGGGCGGCGGCCGCCAGCCGGTGCACACGGTCTACGTCCCGGCCGACTCGTTCACCCTGGACCTGGCCGCACGCTGGGGCGGGGACGCGCTGGCCGCGGTGAAGGAACACGGCGGCCTGGAGCAGCTGGCAACCTCCCTCGGCCTGGGGGAGAGCGCCCAGCTGGCCGAACTGGTCCGCCGCAAGCTCGAAAGCGAGCCCATCGAGGACCTGCGGCTGGACTTCGAAGACGGCTACGGCAACCGCGCGGACGAGGAAGAGGACGCCGACGCGCTGAAGGCCGGTGCCCTCGTGGCGCAGGCCGTCGCCGCCGGCACCGCTCCGCCGTTCATCGGCATCCGGTTCAAGTGCTTCGAAGAGCCCACCCGGGCCCGTGGCCTGCGCACGCTGGACCGGTTCATCGGCGCCCTCGTGGAGGAGTCCGGAGAGCGCGGCCTGCCTCAGGGCCTGGTGCTGACGCTGCCCAAGGTCAGCACGGTGGCCCAGGTGCAGGCTATGGTCTTCGCTTGCGAGCAGCTGGAGCAGGCGCATAACCTGCCCGCGGGACGCCTGCGCTTCGAGGTGCAGATGGAAACCCCGCAGCTGATCCTGTCCGCGGACGGCACGGTCCCGGTGGCGCAGCTGATCCACGCCGGCGCCGGCCGGGTCAGCTCGCTGCACTACGGCACCTACGACTACAGCGCGTCGCTGGGCATTGCGGCCGCCTACCAGTCCATGGAGCACCCGGCGGCGGACTACGCCAAGGCCGTCATGCAGGTGGCCGTGGCCGGCACCGGCGTGCACCTCTCGGACGGGTCCACCAACATCCTGCCGCTCGGCGATGCGGAGAATGTGGCCAAGGCCTGGGCGCTGCACGCACGCCTGGTCCGCCGGCACCTGGAACGCGGCATCTACCAGGGCTGGGACCTGCACTCGGCCCAGTTGCCCACCCGCTTCCTGGCCACCTACGCCTTCTACCGCGACGGCTTCGAGGCTGCCGCGGTCCGGCTGAAGAACTATGTCCACGGCATCGACAGCGCCATCATGGATGAACCGGCCACGGCCCGCGCCCTGGCCCGCTTCCTCCACCGCGGACTGGTCTGCGGCGCCGTCGAAAGCAACGAGTTCGAGCGCCTGGCCGAGGTGTCCGTCGCCCAGCTCGAGGCCATCGCCCATCCCCAATCCGCTTCCACCAGCGAGGAAACCCATGACTAA
- the aceB gene encoding malate synthase A produces the protein MTLTVTNNAPVAGAERILTAEALGFVEKLHQKFAVTRDGLLADRVTNRQKAAASGGLDFLPETKHVREGDWKVAPAPEKLQDRRVEMTGPASPAKMAINALNSGAKVWLADLEDASTPTWPNVIDALANLTAAARGELAFTSPEGKEYRLRTDAPLATVVMRPRGWHLPEKNIQIDGQPAVGALVDFGLHFFHNAQYLLERGDGPFYYLPKTESYLEARLWNDIFSFAEAELGLPQGSVRATVLIETIPAAFQMDEILYELREHASGLNAGRWDYLFSIIKYFREAGESFVMPDRASVAMTAPFMRAYTELLVKTCHRRGAFAMGGMAAVIPNRKEPEVTEQAFAKVRADKTREANDGFDGSWVAHPDLVPVCREIFDSVLGEKPNQVDRLRDEVEVTAAQLLDVSSAQGEVTEAGLRLNLYVAVAYTAVWISGNGAVAIHNLMEDAATAEISRTQVWQQLHNKVTLADTGNTVTRELVERILTEETEKLRGEINDADKFAKYYEPASKLIADLTIGEGDFVEFLTLPAYELVS, from the coding sequence ATGACTCTCACCGTGACCAACAACGCACCAGTAGCCGGCGCCGAAAGGATCCTGACGGCCGAAGCCCTGGGGTTCGTGGAAAAGCTGCACCAGAAGTTCGCCGTCACGCGCGACGGCCTGCTGGCGGACCGCGTGACCAACCGGCAGAAGGCCGCGGCCTCCGGCGGACTGGACTTCCTGCCCGAAACCAAGCATGTCCGCGAGGGCGACTGGAAGGTCGCACCGGCGCCGGAGAAGCTGCAGGACCGCCGGGTGGAAATGACCGGACCGGCGTCGCCGGCGAAGATGGCCATCAACGCGCTGAACTCCGGCGCCAAGGTCTGGCTGGCCGACCTGGAAGATGCTTCCACGCCCACCTGGCCCAACGTCATCGACGCACTGGCGAACCTGACCGCCGCCGCACGCGGTGAGCTCGCGTTCACCTCGCCCGAAGGCAAGGAGTACCGGCTGCGCACCGACGCCCCGCTGGCCACCGTGGTCATGCGCCCGCGCGGCTGGCACCTGCCGGAAAAGAACATCCAGATCGACGGCCAGCCGGCTGTCGGCGCGCTGGTGGATTTCGGCCTGCACTTCTTCCACAACGCGCAGTACCTCTTGGAGCGCGGTGACGGTCCCTTCTACTACCTGCCGAAGACCGAGAGCTACCTCGAGGCCCGGCTGTGGAACGACATCTTCTCCTTCGCCGAGGCCGAGCTGGGCCTGCCGCAGGGTTCGGTCCGCGCCACGGTGCTGATCGAAACCATTCCGGCCGCGTTCCAGATGGACGAGATCCTGTACGAACTGCGCGAGCACGCCTCCGGCCTGAACGCCGGCCGCTGGGACTACCTGTTCAGCATCATCAAGTACTTCCGCGAGGCCGGCGAAAGCTTCGTCATGCCGGACCGTGCCTCCGTGGCGATGACGGCCCCCTTCATGCGCGCCTACACCGAACTGCTGGTCAAGACCTGCCACCGCCGCGGCGCCTTCGCCATGGGCGGCATGGCCGCGGTCATCCCGAACCGCAAGGAACCCGAAGTCACCGAACAGGCCTTCGCCAAGGTCCGCGCCGACAAGACCCGCGAAGCGAACGACGGCTTCGACGGTTCCTGGGTCGCCCACCCGGATCTGGTCCCGGTCTGCCGCGAGATCTTCGACTCGGTGCTGGGCGAGAAGCCCAACCAGGTGGACCGCCTTCGCGACGAGGTCGAGGTCACCGCGGCCCAGCTGCTGGACGTGTCCTCCGCCCAGGGCGAGGTCACCGAGGCCGGCCTGCGCCTGAACCTCTACGTGGCCGTTGCCTACACCGCCGTGTGGATCTCCGGCAACGGCGCGGTCGCCATCCACAACCTGATGGAGGACGCCGCCACCGCGGAGATTTCCCGCACCCAGGTCTGGCAGCAGCTGCACAACAAGGTCACGCTGGCCGACACCGGCAACACCGTCACGCGGGAGCTGGTGGAGCGCATCCTCACCGAGGAGACCGAGAAACTGCGCGGTGAAATTAACGACGCCGACAAGTTCGCCAAGTACTACGAGCCGGCCAGCAAGCTGATCGCGGACCTGACGATCGGCGAAGGGGACTTCGTGGAGTTCCTGACGCTTCCGGCCTACGAGCTGGTTTCCTGA
- a CDS encoding NAD-dependent malic enzyme, which translates to MATPSPGYSITLRVETPASFTATSELAAAVAAAGAAITALDVTESHHDSMVVDISCNTVDAAHGERVSAALDELDGVQVRKVSDRTFLMHLGGKLEVVPKVPLRNRDDLSRAYTPGVARVCMAIAENPDDARRLTVKRNTIAVVTDGSAVLGLGNIGPAAALPVMEGKAALFKQFADVDAWPVCLDTQDTEEIIKIVKALAPVYGGVNLEDIAAPRCFEIEQRLRDELDIPVFHDDQHGTAIVTLAALQNALKVVHKKIEDVKIVVAGVGAAGNAIIQLLKAQGALNIIACGRNGAISRTETYTDAHRTWLAENTNPDNFTGTLHDAVAGADVFIGVSGPNVLGEEQVATMADDAIIFAMANPDPEVDPAIAAKYAAVVATGRSDFPNQINNVLAFPGFFRGLLDAGVADITPEMLVAAAHAIADRVSGEELNASFIIPSVFDPHVASDVAAAVASAAAAK; encoded by the coding sequence ATGGCGACTCCCAGCCCCGGGTACTCGATAACCCTGCGTGTGGAAACCCCTGCAAGCTTCACCGCTACCAGCGAGCTCGCAGCCGCTGTTGCTGCCGCCGGTGCAGCCATCACGGCACTTGATGTGACCGAAAGCCACCACGACAGCATGGTCGTGGACATCAGCTGCAACACCGTCGACGCCGCCCACGGCGAGCGGGTCAGCGCTGCGCTGGACGAGCTCGACGGCGTGCAGGTCCGCAAGGTCAGCGACCGCACCTTCCTCATGCACCTCGGCGGCAAGCTGGAGGTTGTCCCCAAGGTTCCCCTGCGCAACCGTGACGATCTGTCCCGCGCCTACACCCCCGGCGTCGCACGCGTTTGCATGGCCATCGCCGAGAACCCGGACGACGCCCGCCGCCTGACGGTCAAGCGCAACACCATCGCCGTGGTCACGGACGGCTCCGCCGTACTGGGGCTGGGCAACATCGGGCCTGCCGCCGCGCTGCCGGTAATGGAAGGCAAGGCCGCCCTGTTCAAGCAGTTCGCCGACGTCGACGCCTGGCCGGTCTGCCTGGACACCCAGGACACCGAGGAGATCATCAAGATCGTCAAGGCCCTGGCGCCGGTCTACGGCGGTGTGAACCTGGAAGACATTGCAGCTCCGCGCTGCTTCGAGATCGAACAGCGCCTGCGCGATGAGCTCGACATTCCGGTCTTCCACGATGACCAGCACGGTACCGCGATCGTCACGTTGGCCGCGCTGCAGAACGCGCTGAAGGTAGTCCACAAGAAGATCGAGGACGTGAAGATTGTGGTGGCCGGCGTCGGTGCCGCGGGCAACGCGATCATCCAGCTGCTGAAGGCACAGGGCGCGCTGAACATCATCGCCTGCGGCCGCAACGGTGCCATCAGCCGCACCGAGACCTACACCGATGCACACCGGACCTGGCTGGCAGAGAACACGAACCCGGACAACTTCACTGGAACCTTGCACGACGCCGTGGCCGGCGCCGACGTCTTCATCGGCGTCAGCGGACCGAACGTGCTGGGCGAGGAGCAGGTGGCCACCATGGCCGACGACGCCATCATCTTCGCGATGGCCAACCCGGATCCCGAGGTGGACCCGGCGATCGCGGCGAAGTACGCCGCCGTCGTCGCTACCGGACGCAGCGACTTCCCCAACCAGATCAACAACGTGCTGGCCTTCCCCGGCTTCTTCCGCGGGCTGCTCGACGCCGGTGTCGCGGACATTACGCCCGAGATGCTGGTCGCCGCGGCCCACGCCATTGCGGATCGTGTGTCAGGCGAAGAGCTCAACGCCAGCTTCATCATTCCCAGTGTTTTCGACCCCCACGTGGCATCCGACGTCGCCGCAGCTGTAGCGTCGGCCGCAGCGGCCAAGTAA
- a CDS encoding IclR family transcriptional regulator produces the protein MAEKASGGVQSVERAFELLELITNAGGEVTLSELSSFTSLPLPTIHRLLRTLVSLGYVRQLANRRYSLGPRLIRLGEVANKQLGSLARPHLKKLVETLGESANMAVLDSEMVVYIAQVPSPHSMRMFTEVGRRAHTHDTGVGKAILAQLEDDTVRDIVTRAGMPTPTEMSIGNISDLMLELKNIRERGYSIDEQEQEIGVRCFAMAVPDAPTPMAISVSGPVSRVDDAFAKRAVPLLQSAAEQISAQLNAAAAS, from the coding sequence ATGGCAGAGAAAGCCAGCGGAGGCGTCCAGTCAGTCGAGAGGGCTTTCGAGCTGCTCGAGCTCATTACCAATGCCGGCGGAGAGGTCACCCTGAGTGAGCTGTCGTCGTTCACCTCGCTGCCCCTGCCGACCATTCACCGGCTGCTGCGCACCCTGGTTTCGCTGGGCTACGTCCGGCAGCTCGCCAACCGGCGGTACTCGCTGGGCCCGCGCTTGATCCGCCTGGGCGAAGTGGCCAACAAGCAGCTTGGCTCCCTCGCCCGTCCGCACCTGAAGAAGCTGGTTGAGACGCTGGGCGAATCGGCGAACATGGCGGTACTGGACTCCGAGATGGTGGTCTACATCGCCCAGGTTCCGTCGCCGCACTCCATGCGCATGTTCACCGAAGTCGGCCGCCGCGCCCATACCCACGACACCGGCGTCGGCAAGGCCATTCTCGCCCAGCTGGAAGACGACACCGTCCGCGACATCGTCACGCGTGCCGGCATGCCGACACCCACCGAGATGAGCATCGGCAACATCTCCGACCTCATGCTGGAACTGAAGAACATCCGCGAGCGCGGCTACTCCATCGATGAGCAGGAGCAGGAAATCGGCGTACGCTGCTTCGCGATGGCCGTACCGGATGCTCCGACCCCCATGGCCATCTCCGTTTCGGGACCCGTTTCGCGGGTTGATGATGCCTTTGCCAAGCGGGCGGTGCCGCTCCTGCAGAGTGCCGCGGAGCAGATCTCGGCGCAGCTGAACGCGGCCGCGGCGAGCTAG
- a CDS encoding nucleoside deaminase, translating into MNTTTISTSQYLAKAVEIASNNVRNAGGPFGAIVVAADGQIFEGVNRVTANNDPTAHAEVTAIRTACQGLGTFDLSGAVLYSSCEPCPMCLASSLWARIDRVVFAADRHDAARAGFDDAVFYDYFDTPVERRLMPVVRETGEPGDTGHLEPFNIWNSLAIRIDY; encoded by the coding sequence ATGAATACCACCACCATCTCCACCAGCCAATATCTGGCCAAGGCCGTCGAAATCGCCTCCAACAATGTCCGCAATGCCGGCGGGCCCTTCGGCGCCATCGTGGTTGCCGCGGACGGGCAGATTTTCGAGGGCGTCAACCGCGTCACCGCGAACAACGATCCCACCGCGCACGCCGAAGTCACCGCCATCCGCACCGCCTGCCAGGGCCTGGGCACGTTCGACCTGAGCGGAGCCGTACTCTACTCCAGCTGCGAACCCTGCCCGATGTGCCTGGCCTCCTCGCTCTGGGCACGGATCGACCGCGTGGTCTTTGCCGCGGACCGCCACGATGCCGCCCGCGCGGGGTTTGATGACGCCGTCTTCTACGACTACTTCGACACCCCGGTGGAGCGCCGGCTGATGCCCGTGGTCCGCGAGACCGGCGAACCAGGGGACACAGGGCATCTCGAACCCTTCAATATATGGAACAGCCTGGCGATCCGGATCGATTACTGA